In a genomic window of Borrelia maritima:
- the p22 gene encoding lipoprotein P22, whose translation MYKNGFLRNYLMVFLFFLIIACTSKDSSNEYVEEQEAEQSSKVDDTSKIDEHTIGHVFHAMGVVHSKSDRKNLGENIKVFYFSEQDGHFQTIPSKENAKLIVYSYDNIYAGEVPISIAGKDAFIFVGITSDFKKIINSNLHGARSDLIGTFKDLNIKNSKLEITVDENNSDAKTFLESVNYIIDGVEKISPIIMN comes from the coding sequence ATGTATAAAAATGGTTTTTTGAGAAACTATTTAATGGTATTTTTATTTTTTTTAATAATTGCTTGTACTTCAAAAGACAGCTCAAATGAATACGTTGAAGAGCAAGAAGCGGAGCAGTCTTCTAAGGTTGATGATACTTCTAAAATAGATGAACATACTATTGGTCATGTTTTTCATGCTATGGGAGTAGTTCATTCAAAAAGTGATCGAAAAAATTTGGGGGAAAATATAAAGGTTTTTTATTTTTCCGAACAAGATGGGCACTTTCAAACAATACCTTCAAAGGAGAATGCAAAACTAATAGTTTATTCTTATGACAATATTTATGCAGGAGAAGTTCCAATAAGTATTGCTGGAAAAGACGCTTTTATTTTTGTTGGCATTACCTCTGATTTTAAAAAGATTATAAATAGCAATTTGCATGGTGCGCGAAGTGATCTTATCGGTACTTTTAAAGATCTTAATATTAAAAATTCAAAATTGGAAATTACAGTTGATGAGAATAATTCGGATGCCAAGACTTTCCTTGAATCTGTTAATTATATTATCGACGGTGTTGAAAAAATTTCGCCTATAATAATGAATTAA
- a CDS encoding aminopeptidase, whose product MKKQNPWISLSEEEKNQIFNFSENYKKFISKFKTEREVTAYALDKAQKKGFLNAEEKENLMPGDKIFYACREKSVAFAIIGKNPIENGMNLIVSHTDSPRLDAKPSPISEENELTFLKTNYYGGIKKYQWLSTPLSIRGVVFLKNGEKVEINIGDNENDPVFVIPDILPHLDRKIQRNKKSDEIVEGENLKILIGSLPIETKEKDKVKLATLQLIKEKYKIEEEDFVSSEIEIVPAGTAKDVGFDKALIGAYGQDDKICVYTSLESIFDLEEIPNKTAICFLVDKEEIGSTGSTGLDSRYLEYFVSDMIFKIKKSEYNNLHVQKALWNSKSISADVCAAINPLFSSVHDEQNAPKLGYGIPIMKYTGHGGKSMASDADAELVSHIRQLLNKNNIAWQVATLGKVEEGGGGTVAKFLASYGIRTIDMGPAVISMHSPMEIISKFDLYNAYLAYKAFYKE is encoded by the coding sequence ATGAAAAAACAAAATCCATGGATATCTTTAAGTGAAGAAGAAAAAAATCAAATTTTCAATTTTTCAGAAAATTACAAAAAATTTATAAGTAAATTTAAAACAGAAAGGGAAGTTACAGCCTATGCTCTAGATAAAGCTCAAAAAAAGGGATTTCTTAACGCTGAAGAGAAAGAAAATTTAATGCCAGGCGATAAAATTTTTTACGCTTGCAGAGAAAAATCTGTTGCTTTTGCTATTATTGGCAAAAATCCTATTGAAAATGGAATGAATTTAATTGTTTCTCACACAGATTCACCAAGACTTGATGCAAAACCTTCACCAATCTCTGAAGAAAATGAACTTACATTTCTTAAAACAAATTATTACGGGGGAATTAAAAAATACCAATGGTTATCTACGCCTCTTTCAATAAGAGGTGTAGTATTCTTAAAAAACGGAGAAAAGGTCGAAATCAATATTGGAGACAACGAGAACGATCCTGTATTTGTAATTCCCGACATTTTGCCCCATCTTGATAGAAAAATACAAAGAAATAAAAAATCAGATGAAATTGTTGAGGGAGAAAATCTAAAAATTTTAATTGGAAGCCTACCGATTGAAACAAAAGAAAAAGATAAAGTTAAACTAGCAACTTTGCAGCTAATAAAAGAAAAATACAAAATAGAAGAAGAAGATTTCGTATCATCAGAAATTGAAATAGTACCCGCAGGAACAGCAAAAGACGTTGGATTTGACAAAGCCTTAATTGGTGCTTACGGACAAGATGACAAAATATGTGTATACACTTCACTAGAATCCATATTTGATCTTGAAGAGATTCCAAACAAAACAGCTATTTGCTTCCTTGTAGATAAAGAAGAAATTGGCTCAACAGGTTCAACTGGACTAGACTCAAGATATCTTGAATATTTTGTTTCTGACATGATCTTTAAAATTAAAAAATCAGAATATAACAATCTTCACGTCCAAAAAGCTTTATGGAATTCAAAAAGCATTTCTGCTGATGTTTGCGCAGCAATAAACCCGCTATTTAGCTCAGTTCACGACGAACAAAATGCCCCTAAACTAGGATATGGCATACCCATAATGAAATACACAGGACATGGTGGGAAAAGTATGGCAAGTGATGCTGATGCCGAGCTTGTTTCTCATATTAGACAACTATTAAATAAAAACAATATAGCCTGGCAAGTAGCTACACTTGGAAAAGTAGAAGAAGGGGGAGGAGGTACCGTTGCTAAATTCTTAGCTAGCTATGGAATAAGAACAATAGACATGGGCCCCGCTGTTATAAGCATGCATTCTCCAATGGAAATAATTTCTAAATTTGACTTATACAATGCTTACTTAGCGTACAAAGCTTTCTACAAGGAATAA
- a CDS encoding PTS transporter subunit EIIB, whose amino-acid sequence MTTDLEKTNKIKVTEHIVECFGGIKNIKNISKDITRIKILVDSNSLVKRDDLTKNDNIIGTIKSNELTEIVMNFEIIDDVYNKILYMMNDQKQ is encoded by the coding sequence ATGACAACAGACTTAGAAAAAACAAATAAAATCAAAGTAACAGAGCATATTGTAGAATGCTTTGGAGGAATTAAAAATATTAAAAACATAAGTAAAGACATAACAAGAATAAAAATTTTAGTAGACAGCAATTCTTTAGTAAAAAGAGATGATTTAACAAAAAATGACAACATAATAGGAACTATTAAATCTAATGAACTTACAGAAATTGTGATGAATTTTGAAATAATAGATGATGTTTATAATAAAATTTTATATATGATGAATGATCAAAAACAATAA
- a CDS encoding NAD(P)H-dependent glycerol-3-phosphate dehydrogenase — MKISVIGAGAWGTAIAKSLADKFDFNVFLWSFEEDVKNGINNDNVNAKYLKGIKLPKNLVASSDLFEVVSMSDYIFIATPSLFTVDILKKLDQFLHSLEIKPKLAILTKGFITFNGEVQTVVESAERVLKGYKNEITYIVGPSHAEEVGLGVITGLVAASNNRENAYLFINLFDKTPISLFYSNDVFGVQIAAALKNVFAIAFGILDAYKVNHSNSIGDNTESFLFSLSLNSMKDIAIGLGGKNIETFLFLSGSGDLDVTCRSIFGRNRQFGNEIVSKNILKSFFSIDDLISNIEKIGYLPEGVLAAKSIFSLLKQLNRDFNSNSLLSVIYKILNKELGPESIIDYMRGIRQ; from the coding sequence ATGAAGATATCGGTAATAGGAGCGGGTGCTTGGGGGACAGCTATTGCAAAGTCTTTGGCAGATAAATTTGATTTTAATGTTTTTTTATGGTCTTTTGAAGAAGATGTTAAGAATGGTATTAATAACGACAATGTTAATGCTAAATATTTAAAGGGAATTAAATTACCAAAAAATTTAGTTGCAAGTTCGGATTTGTTTGAAGTTGTATCGATGTCCGACTATATTTTTATTGCAACGCCTTCTCTTTTTACTGTTGATATTTTAAAAAAATTGGATCAATTTTTGCATTCTTTGGAAATAAAGCCAAAGCTAGCAATACTTACAAAAGGGTTTATTACTTTTAATGGGGAAGTTCAGACAGTTGTTGAATCTGCTGAGAGAGTTTTGAAAGGATATAAAAACGAAATTACTTATATTGTTGGTCCAAGTCATGCCGAGGAAGTTGGACTTGGTGTGATAACAGGACTTGTTGCAGCTAGCAATAATAGAGAAAATGCATATTTGTTTATTAATTTATTTGACAAAACCCCAATTTCTTTGTTTTATAGCAACGATGTTTTTGGGGTGCAAATAGCAGCAGCTTTAAAAAATGTATTTGCGATTGCATTTGGAATTTTAGATGCGTACAAAGTGAATCACTCTAATTCAATAGGTGATAATACAGAATCATTTTTATTTTCACTATCCTTAAATAGTATGAAGGATATTGCAATTGGACTTGGGGGAAAAAATATTGAAACTTTTCTATTTTTATCTGGTTCTGGAGATTTAGATGTTACTTGTAGAAGTATATTTGGAAGAAATAGACAATTTGGTAATGAAATTGTTAGTAAAAACATTTTAAAAAGTTTTTTTAGTATCGATGATTTGATAAGCAATATTGAAAAAATTGGATATTTGCCAGAGGGAGTTTTGGCTGCTAAATCAATTTTTTCTCTTTTAAAGCAATTAAATCGTGACTTCAATTCTAATAGTTTGTTAAGCGTTATATATAAAATTTTGAATAAAGAATTGGGACCTGAATCTATTATTGATTATATGAGAGGTATTAGGCAATAA
- a CDS encoding AAA family ATPase: MYDRRALNCLFFNTFLFFMESKHLVFTEEHIFYGLIKNDKVKELLNLCTIDFYKLNKQLEEFFSKLPLRDNYIPDYVSSMDYLYDDIINVLFFYKKPYKVQEKDLLWVLVKKRKNSILDALLNSGFNLTIFDRLIEVHDYLTVNTKSDSSYDSELIAKYIHNNAPKSKGGFHIFDNKRDKFDQNNIFLENKDSIGNFLTNVIDVLDLNHNPLIGRRRELSRLIQIILRKHKSNPILFGEPGVGKTVLIQGLAYKIKMGNVPKDLIGYEIYSLDISRLISGTKYRGDLESRMNKVLDFLSSRKKVMLFIDEIHMIVGAGATSFGSMDISNLLKPILTSGKIKFIGATTEYEYRKFFLKDKALMRRFQSIELKEPNFEETYNILQEIKKDYERYHNVEYTDEAIQACIVMSGKYIKDRFLPDKAFDILDELGSKFNLENIKRIITKDDVCDLIKSIVGSNIFNFEEYDSELLINLENRIKKELILHDSLVFDLVLNIKLLKFNLLVNRSTIGIFAFIGTYGAGKCKLTDILSQELEIPKFSLNMGEYGDFNSLDRLIGPVLSNDGHYESTRFFKFLNKSSNSIIFLSNFDKCSKRVLDFFLEGFKTGKLFDGLGKQVSLSESLIVISINIENSELNSIGFKNNKMTRENDSNLILKKRFPNEFLELIDHVFVFKPVDELDFEKIIFNELNRFASILRDRKFDVFFEKSVIDYIRGKVYGKGHGLKSVKKFIFKEVGKLLIDEILFKKIENSGKIRIYLDETIKYEFL; the protein is encoded by the coding sequence ATGTATGACAGAAGAGCTTTAAATTGTTTATTTTTTAATACGTTTTTATTTTTCATGGAATCTAAACATCTTGTTTTTACGGAAGAGCATATTTTTTATGGACTTATTAAAAACGATAAAGTTAAAGAACTGCTTAATTTATGTACAATTGACTTTTATAAACTTAATAAACAGCTAGAAGAATTTTTTAGCAAACTACCCTTAAGAGATAATTATATTCCAGATTATGTTTCTAGTATGGATTATTTGTATGATGATATAATCAACGTTCTTTTTTTTTATAAAAAACCTTATAAGGTTCAAGAAAAAGATTTATTGTGGGTGCTTGTAAAAAAAAGAAAAAACAGTATTTTAGATGCACTGCTTAACTCAGGGTTTAATTTAACCATTTTTGACAGACTTATTGAAGTTCATGATTATTTAACTGTAAATACTAAATCCGATTCAAGTTATGATAGTGAATTAATTGCAAAATATATTCATAACAATGCACCAAAAAGTAAGGGGGGCTTTCATATTTTTGATAATAAGCGCGATAAGTTTGATCAAAATAATATTTTCTTAGAAAATAAAGATTCTATTGGCAATTTTTTAACAAATGTTATTGATGTTCTTGATTTAAACCACAATCCTTTAATTGGTCGAAGGCGGGAATTATCTCGTTTAATCCAGATAATACTTAGAAAGCATAAAAGCAATCCTATTCTATTTGGAGAGCCAGGTGTTGGAAAAACAGTATTAATCCAAGGCCTTGCATATAAAATCAAAATGGGGAATGTTCCAAAGGATTTAATAGGGTATGAAATCTATTCTCTTGATATTAGTAGGCTTATTTCGGGTACTAAATATAGAGGAGACCTTGAGAGTAGAATGAATAAAGTTTTGGATTTTTTAAGCTCAAGAAAAAAAGTTATGCTTTTTATTGATGAGATACATATGATAGTAGGGGCAGGGGCTACTTCGTTTGGCAGTATGGATATATCTAATTTGTTAAAGCCTATTCTTACTTCGGGGAAAATCAAATTTATTGGGGCTACTACAGAATATGAATATAGAAAATTTTTTTTAAAAGATAAGGCTTTAATGAGAAGGTTTCAGAGTATAGAGCTTAAAGAGCCTAATTTTGAAGAGACCTATAATATTTTGCAGGAGATTAAAAAAGATTATGAAAGATATCATAATGTGGAATATACAGATGAGGCAATACAAGCTTGCATTGTTATGTCTGGGAAATATATTAAAGATAGATTTCTTCCAGACAAAGCTTTTGATATTTTAGATGAACTAGGTTCTAAGTTTAATCTTGAAAATATAAAAAGGATCATAACAAAAGATGATGTTTGTGATCTGATTAAATCTATTGTTGGTTCTAATATTTTTAATTTTGAAGAATATGATAGTGAGTTGTTGATTAATTTAGAAAATAGGATAAAAAAAGAACTTATTTTACATGATAGTTTAGTATTTGATTTGGTATTAAATATTAAACTATTAAAATTTAATTTGCTTGTCAATAGAAGCACTATTGGCATATTTGCCTTTATTGGTACTTATGGAGCTGGAAAATGCAAATTGACGGACATTTTATCGCAAGAGCTTGAAATTCCAAAATTTAGTCTTAATATGGGTGAGTATGGCGATTTTAATTCCCTTGACAGATTAATTGGTCCTGTTTTAAGTAATGATGGACATTATGAATCTACCAGATTTTTCAAATTTTTAAATAAATCTTCTAATTCTATTATTTTCTTATCAAATTTTGATAAATGTAGCAAAAGGGTTTTAGATTTTTTTTTGGAGGGGTTTAAAACCGGCAAACTTTTTGATGGTCTTGGGAAGCAGGTAAGTTTATCAGAAAGTTTAATAGTAATAAGTATTAATATTGAAAACAGTGAGCTTAATAGTATCGGCTTTAAAAATAATAAAATGACAAGGGAAAATGATTCTAATCTTATATTAAAGAAGAGATTTCCCAATGAATTTTTAGAGTTAATAGATCATGTGTTTGTATTTAAACCTGTTGATGAGTTAGATTTTGAAAAAATAATTTTTAATGAGCTTAATCGTTTTGCAAGTATTTTGCGAGATAGAAAATTTGATGTTTTTTTTGAAAAAAGTGTCATTGATTATATTCGGGGGAAGGTCTATGGAAAGGGGCATGGCTTAAAAAGTGTTAAAAAGTTTATATTCAAAGAAGTGGGAAAGCTTTTAATAGATGAAATTCTTTTTAAGAAAATTGAAAATTCTGGTAAAATAAGAATCTATTTAGATGAAACAATAAAATATGAGTTTTTATAA
- the tyrS gene encoding tyrosine--tRNA ligase: protein MNLVLNLLHKRGFLKQCTSLEVLSGLMDREKIVFYAGIDATSSSLHIGHLIPFLAMMHLREYGHIPIVLIGDSTSKIGDPSGKSEMRKMLSLGEIKNNTLSIKNQLQKITKFDSECFIHNSIWLDNLNYIEFLRDIGIHFSVNRMLSFETYKRRLDFGLSFIEFNYQLLQSYDYYMLNKIKNCRLQIGGDDQWGNIISGVDLIRRKLGKEAFGLTFPLITRSDGKKMGKSEKGAVYLDSALYSIYDFYQYFRNTPDSDVKTFLYLFTFLEEEEIELISNFRGNSLNKAKEILAFEITKIVHGEEEALKVQEASFAAFKGSGDRSNIPFFKFSFSSLEEEVSLINLMLDSKIVPSKSEGRRLINSGGVYINGKRIENQNHFLTREDFNNNEIELRIGKKKFLRIVL, encoded by the coding sequence ATGAATCTTGTTTTAAATCTTTTACATAAACGCGGATTTTTAAAACAATGTACATCTTTAGAAGTTTTAAGCGGTTTAATGGATAGAGAAAAAATAGTTTTTTATGCAGGAATTGATGCAACATCTAGTTCTCTTCATATTGGACATTTGATTCCTTTTTTAGCGATGATGCATCTCAGAGAATACGGGCACATACCAATTGTTTTGATTGGAGATTCTACATCAAAAATAGGTGATCCTTCTGGAAAAAGTGAAATGAGAAAGATGTTGTCTTTAGGAGAGATTAAGAATAATACTTTGTCTATAAAAAATCAGCTTCAAAAAATAACTAAGTTTGATTCAGAATGCTTTATTCATAATTCAATTTGGCTAGATAATCTCAATTATATTGAATTTTTAAGAGATATTGGTATACATTTTTCTGTTAATCGTATGTTAAGCTTTGAAACTTATAAAAGAAGGCTAGATTTTGGACTTTCATTTATTGAATTTAATTATCAGCTTTTGCAGTCTTACGATTATTACATGCTTAATAAAATAAAAAATTGTCGACTTCAAATTGGTGGTGATGATCAATGGGGAAATATTATCTCAGGTGTTGATTTAATTAGAAGAAAATTGGGGAAAGAAGCTTTTGGACTTACGTTTCCATTAATTACAAGGAGTGATGGGAAAAAGATGGGCAAATCAGAAAAAGGCGCTGTTTATCTTGATTCTGCTCTTTACAGTATTTATGATTTTTATCAGTATTTTAGAAACACTCCAGATTCTGATGTGAAAACCTTTTTATACCTTTTTACTTTTTTAGAAGAAGAAGAGATTGAATTAATTTCAAATTTTAGGGGGAATTCTTTAAATAAAGCTAAAGAGATTTTAGCTTTTGAGATAACTAAAATTGTTCACGGGGAAGAAGAAGCCTTAAAAGTTCAAGAAGCATCCTTTGCTGCATTTAAGGGGAGCGGAGATAGAAGTAATATTCCATTTTTTAAATTTAGTTTTTCTAGCTTAGAAGAAGAGGTATCATTGATTAATTTAATGTTGGATTCAAAGATTGTGCCTAGCAAATCCGAAGGTAGAAGGTTGATTAATTCTGGGGGGGTGTATATAAATGGCAAAAGGATAGAAAACCAGAACCACTTTCTTACCAGAGAGGATTTTAATAACAATGAAATTGAATTAAGAATAGGTAAAAAAAAATTTTTACGAATTGTTTTATAA
- a CDS encoding glycine--tRNA ligase yields MVRMEDIISLAKRKGFVFQSSEVYGGLSGAWDYGPLGVELKKNIKKEWWKSMVYLHENIVGLDSAIFMRPEIWRASGHIDGFSDSMVDCKDCKSRFRADFIDLSENCPNCKVGNNFTSPRSFNLMFKTHIGVVEDSSSEIYLRPETAQGIFVNFRNVLDSSRLKIPFGIAQVGKAFRNEIVTKNFIFRTCEFEQMEMQFFVHPKQIDEWFYYWQQNRMNFFVETLKIRPDRLRLKAHDSTELAHYAKAAFDIEYEFPFGFQEVEGIHNRGNYDLTKHAKFSNKPKLFEYHDLLTKERYVPCVIETSSGLTRSVLMTLCDAYSEEELLDGDKRIVLRLHPKLAPYKIAIFPLVKKVELVEIARRIYMELCDDFHIFYDDSGTIGKRYRRQDEIGTPYCVTVDYSTIEDETVTVRERNNMTQRRISINDLYSYIKTEILNYKEDFNK; encoded by the coding sequence ATGGTTAGAATGGAAGATATTATTTCTCTTGCAAAAAGAAAAGGGTTTGTATTTCAGTCTTCAGAAGTTTATGGAGGTCTTTCGGGAGCTTGGGATTATGGTCCTTTGGGCGTTGAGCTTAAAAAAAATATAAAAAAAGAGTGGTGGAAGAGTATGGTGTACCTGCATGAAAATATTGTAGGGTTGGATAGTGCTATTTTTATGCGCCCCGAAATTTGGAGAGCATCCGGGCATATTGATGGTTTTTCGGATTCTATGGTTGATTGCAAAGATTGTAAAAGTAGATTTAGAGCCGATTTTATTGATTTATCAGAAAATTGTCCAAATTGCAAAGTTGGGAATAATTTTACTTCTCCAAGAAGTTTTAATTTAATGTTTAAGACTCATATTGGAGTTGTAGAGGACAGTTCAAGTGAGATTTATTTGAGACCTGAGACAGCACAAGGAATTTTTGTTAATTTTAGGAATGTTTTAGATTCTTCAAGACTTAAGATTCCTTTTGGGATTGCTCAGGTAGGTAAAGCTTTTAGAAATGAGATAGTTACTAAAAATTTTATATTTAGAACTTGTGAGTTTGAGCAAATGGAGATGCAGTTTTTTGTTCATCCCAAGCAAATAGATGAATGGTTTTATTATTGGCAGCAAAATAGAATGAATTTCTTTGTAGAAACTCTTAAAATTAGGCCTGATAGATTAAGATTGAAAGCTCATGACTCAACAGAACTTGCTCATTATGCAAAAGCTGCATTTGATATTGAGTATGAATTTCCGTTTGGATTTCAAGAAGTAGAAGGCATTCACAACAGGGGTAATTATGATTTAACTAAGCACGCTAAATTCTCCAACAAGCCTAAACTATTTGAGTATCATGACTTGTTGACAAAAGAGAGATATGTACCTTGTGTTATTGAAACTTCTTCTGGGCTTACAAGGTCTGTTTTAATGACTCTTTGTGATGCTTATTCTGAGGAAGAGCTTTTAGATGGAGATAAACGTATTGTTCTTCGTTTGCATCCCAAGTTGGCTCCTTATAAGATTGCTATATTTCCTCTTGTTAAAAAAGTTGAGCTTGTTGAGATTGCTAGAAGGATTTATATGGAGCTTTGCGACGATTTTCATATATTTTATGATGACAGCGGAACAATAGGTAAAAGATATAGACGTCAAGACGAAATAGGAACTCCTTATTGTGTAACAGTAGATTACAGCACTATTGAGGATGAAACAGTTACTGTTAGGGAAAGAAATAATATGACTCAGAGGAGAATTTCTATTAATGATTTATATTCGTACATTAAAACAGAGATTTTGAATTACAAAGAGGATTTTAATAAATGA
- the gltX gene encoding glutamate--tRNA ligase, which produces MSIRVRYAPSPTGLQHIGGIRTALFNYFFAKSCGGKFLLRIEDTDQSRYSPEAENDLYESLKWLGISFDEGPVVGGDYAPYIQSQRSLIYKQYAQYLIESGHAYYCYCSPERLERIKKIQNINKIPPGYDRHCRNLSNEEVESALIKKINPVVRFKIPLEGETSFDDILLGKITWANKDINPDPVILKSDGLPTYHLANVVDDYLMKITHVLRAQEWVSSGPLHTLLYKAFKWEPPIYCHLPMVMGNDGQKLSKRHGSTALRQFIENGYLPEAIINYVTLLGWSYDDKREFFSKNDLEQFFLIEKINKSPAIFDYHKLDFFNSYYIREKKDEDLFNLLLPFFQKKGYVSKPNTLEESRKLKLLIPLIKSRIKKLSDALNMTKFFYEDIKSWNLDEFLGKKKTAKEVYSILELIKPVLEGFEKRPSEENDKIFYDFAERSGFKLGEILLPIRIAALGSKVSPPLFDSLKLIGKYKVFERINLAQEFLRINE; this is translated from the coding sequence TTGAGTATAAGAGTTCGTTATGCGCCTTCTCCAACGGGTTTGCAACATATTGGTGGGATTAGGACAGCTTTGTTTAATTATTTTTTTGCAAAATCTTGTGGAGGTAAATTTTTACTTAGAATTGAAGATACAGATCAGAGCAGATATTCTCCAGAAGCCGAAAATGATCTTTATGAAAGTCTTAAATGGCTTGGTATTTCTTTTGATGAAGGTCCTGTTGTAGGGGGAGATTATGCACCCTATATTCAGTCTCAAAGAAGTTTGATATATAAGCAATATGCTCAATATTTAATTGAATCTGGACATGCTTATTATTGCTATTGTAGTCCTGAAAGGTTGGAAAGGATTAAGAAAATTCAAAATATTAACAAGATTCCGCCTGGATATGATAGACATTGTAGGAATTTAAGCAATGAAGAAGTTGAGAGTGCGCTAATTAAAAAAATTAATCCTGTTGTAAGATTTAAAATTCCTTTAGAAGGAGAAACCAGTTTTGACGACATTTTGCTTGGAAAGATTACATGGGCAAATAAAGACATTAATCCTGATCCTGTAATACTTAAGTCAGATGGACTGCCAACTTATCATCTTGCAAATGTTGTTGATGATTATTTAATGAAAATTACTCATGTATTAAGGGCCCAAGAATGGGTTTCTTCAGGCCCATTGCACACACTTCTTTATAAAGCTTTTAAATGGGAACCTCCTATTTATTGTCATCTTCCGATGGTTATGGGGAATGATGGTCAAAAATTAAGCAAAAGACATGGATCAACAGCTTTAAGACAGTTTATTGAGAATGGATATCTTCCGGAAGCTATTATTAATTATGTTACTTTGCTTGGGTGGTCTTACGACGATAAGAGAGAATTTTTTTCAAAAAATGATCTTGAGCAATTTTTTTTAATTGAGAAGATCAATAAATCTCCTGCTATTTTTGATTATCATAAGCTAGATTTTTTCAATAGTTACTATATTAGAGAAAAAAAAGATGAAGATTTATTTAATCTTTTACTCCCTTTTTTCCAAAAAAAAGGGTATGTTTCTAAGCCTAATACTTTAGAAGAGAGTCGAAAATTAAAATTATTAATTCCTCTTATAAAGAGTAGAATTAAAAAATTAAGTGATGCTTTAAATATGACCAAATTTTTTTATGAAGATATTAAATCTTGGAATTTGGATGAGTTTTTAGGCAAGAAAAAAACAGCTAAAGAGGTTTATTCTATTTTAGAATTAATAAAGCCTGTTTTAGAGGGATTTGAAAAAAGACCTTCAGAAGAAAATGATAAAATTTTTTATGATTTTGCTGAGAGAAGTGGTTTTAAATTGGGAGAAATTCTTCTTCCTATTAGAATTGCAGCGCTTGGCAGCAAAGTCTCCCCACCACTTTTTGATTCTTTAAAATTGATAGGCAAATATAAAGTTTTTGAAAGAATAAATTTGGCACAGGAATTTTTAAGAATAAATGAATAG
- the pdeB gene encoding cyclic di-GMP phosphodiesterase PdeB — protein sequence MQNFESIIKNIKNSSYLIDREFLVWPQNAFIGDKNIELIEKWNLKSYIKERANFFSDDSVKREYEEIHKKFNEEAISSYHVIISNLEEIYENCKRNKKIYYQDIMPTVKKVIEFYKKQKKIFIKYFRIPKLSANYHIIHSVNTAILTVALGNEMGLNNYKTIELCSIALLHKIGFLFIPTKISEKKEALTEEELEIIKKYPIISYKIASTSNLSRSICLTLLTHKENLDGTGYPKGLTSENISIESNIIGAASAYSAIILDKAYKKSFNSGASIIELIKDADKKFDKRVLKLIINAISSCPLDFIVELNDGSIAKIVDIDDYTPNLPYVNYIIKNGKVVNKNEQSNVQSIPNTNMGIKKILNQNEIELIKNKYSLLDNI from the coding sequence ATGCAAAATTTTGAAAGCATTATCAAAAATATAAAAAATTCATCATATTTAATAGATAGAGAATTCTTGGTGTGGCCTCAAAATGCCTTTATTGGAGACAAAAACATTGAGCTTATTGAAAAATGGAATTTAAAATCATACATTAAAGAGAGAGCAAATTTTTTCAGTGATGATTCTGTTAAAAGAGAATATGAAGAAATACACAAAAAATTCAACGAAGAGGCTATTTCTAGCTATCATGTAATAATAAGTAATTTAGAAGAAATTTATGAAAATTGCAAAAGAAATAAAAAAATATATTACCAAGATATTATGCCTACTGTAAAAAAAGTAATAGAATTTTATAAGAAACAAAAAAAAATTTTTATCAAGTATTTTCGAATTCCTAAGCTTTCTGCAAACTATCACATTATTCATTCAGTAAATACAGCTATCTTAACAGTAGCCCTTGGCAATGAAATGGGACTAAATAACTACAAAACAATAGAACTTTGTAGCATTGCTCTTCTACACAAAATAGGATTTCTATTTATTCCAACAAAAATCAGCGAAAAAAAAGAAGCATTAACCGAGGAAGAGCTAGAAATAATAAAAAAATACCCCATAATCAGCTATAAAATAGCTTCAACAAGCAATTTGTCACGATCAATATGCTTAACACTTTTAACACATAAAGAAAATCTAGATGGAACAGGTTATCCTAAGGGACTAACAAGTGAAAATATTAGCATAGAATCAAATATAATAGGCGCTGCTAGCGCCTATTCTGCTATTATTTTAGATAAGGCATACAAAAAATCTTTCAATTCTGGAGCATCTATTATTGAACTAATTAAAGATGCTGACAAAAAATTTGACAAAAGAGTTTTAAAGTTAATAATCAATGCAATATCTTCTTGCCCTTTAGATTTTATTGTAGAGCTTAATGATGGTTCTATAGCCAAAATAGTAGACATAGATGATTATACCCCAAATCTCCCATATGTAAACTACATAATAAAAAATGGAAAAGTTGTAAATAAAAATGAGCAATCCAACGTTCAATCAATACCAAACACAAATATGGGAATAAAAAAAATACTCAATCAAAATGAAATAGAACTAATTAAAAATAAATATTCTTTATTAGATAATATATAA